A single genomic interval of Nostoc commune NIES-4072 harbors:
- a CDS encoding tetratricopeptide repeat protein, translated as MFRPLIMIVTAAILFSSSLTLAQTKNPKVPDKFPPNPLEITTPDPLLPRLPKDKQPLTLQEQQKLEPALDALNQEAAAKLQAGDQVTAFEIWNRELRLRRFLGSLAEVQALSRVGAIAWKQNDAQEVQYITQRLQAIQKQAQSQKTTAPIDLQLWRSLGQAYQNVRSPQLAAEAYDQVLLVVRQQKDTTALIETLKTIGEVHLSWFDYPKAAPIYEELLSLASSQGERVNEVIYLQQLAEIYDRTNQPQQSLNVLNKLVEIYVSENNLTEIPELKLAIASDYESLAKKDPNLLLEAFNNYQEAYTTAWQLKEYVRAGEALQKLIALYRSQGQTDEALQASQILVETETQAANFYGLMQAYDQIGQLYLERKEFPQALTAFQKGLEVAQQLKHEEAYFAGQIKKVSKENF; from the coding sequence ATGTTTAGGCCCTTAATTATGATTGTTACTGCCGCTATACTTTTTAGCAGTTCCTTGACGCTGGCACAGACTAAAAACCCCAAAGTACCGGATAAATTTCCTCCTAATCCCCTAGAAATTACCACACCCGATCCACTGCTACCACGTCTGCCCAAAGATAAACAGCCGTTAACTCTCCAAGAACAGCAAAAGTTAGAACCGGCGCTAGATGCATTAAATCAAGAAGCAGCAGCGAAACTGCAAGCAGGAGATCAGGTGACTGCGTTTGAAATTTGGAACCGGGAACTTCGTTTGCGCCGCTTTTTAGGTTCATTAGCAGAGGTACAAGCACTATCACGAGTCGGGGCGATCGCCTGGAAGCAAAATGATGCACAAGAAGTACAATATATAACGCAGCGATTGCAAGCAATTCAAAAACAGGCACAATCTCAGAAAACAACTGCCCCAATTGATCTCCAATTGTGGCGATCGCTAGGTCAAGCTTATCAAAATGTGCGATCGCCACAACTCGCTGCTGAAGCTTACGACCAAGTTTTACTAGTGGTGCGGCAGCAAAAAGATACAACAGCACTCATAGAAACCCTCAAGACAATTGGAGAGGTACATTTGAGTTGGTTTGATTACCCCAAAGCTGCGCCAATCTACGAGGAATTGTTGAGTTTAGCTAGTTCTCAAGGCGAACGTGTAAACGAGGTAATATATCTCCAACAACTGGCTGAAATTTACGACCGGACAAACCAACCACAGCAGTCTTTGAATGTACTTAATAAACTAGTAGAAATTTACGTTAGTGAAAATAATCTTACTGAAATACCAGAATTAAAGCTAGCGATCGCTTCAGATTATGAATCTCTAGCAAAGAAAGATCCTAACTTACTGCTAGAAGCTTTTAATAATTATCAAGAAGCTTATACTACTGCTTGGCAATTAAAGGAGTACGTTCGTGCTGGTGAAGCTTTACAGAAGTTAATTGCGCTGTATCGTTCTCAAGGACAAACAGACGAGGCTTTGCAGGCTAGCCAAATTCTTGTGGAAACAGAGACGCAAGCGGCCAATTTTTACGGGCTGATGCAAGCTTATGACCAAATTGGGCAATTGTATCTAGAACGCAAAGAATTTCCTCAAGCACTAACAGCTTTTCAAAAAGGGTTAGAAGTAGCGCAACAACTCAAACATGAGGAAGCATACTTTGCTGGGCAAATTAAAAAAGTCTCGAAAGAAAATTTTTAA
- a CDS encoding sensor histidine kinase: MEWAIYKKNTGSFLIAVAIMTGVGVISYLSLLQYRENAQWVTHTREVLEKTKEVMSQIKDAETGQRGYLLTGKERYLEPYRTATSEITQKIKTLRQLTADNPNQQRRLDRLEPLVAKKLVLMEQAINARSKNLESALQILQTDQGQQIMEDIRMLTRDMEKEENELLKQRSIEANISAHQTTLLTIFGSVIASAIVGLAAMITNQELAKRKRMENSLQKARDELEIEVSKRTAELRNTNEELQTEINERKRAESEILRLNVELEGRVAERTAQLEATNKEMEAFSYSVSHDLRAPLRSIDGFSQALLEDYSDNLDALGQNYLQRVRAATQRMAQLIDDLLNLSRLTRSEMRYENVDLSALVEAIATELHKTQPERQVEFVITPGLVANGDTHLLRIVLENLLGNAWKFTGKNQKARIEFGLLQQDDTYVYFVRDDGTGFDMAYIDKLFGAFQRLHAMTEFESTGIGLATVQRIVHRHGGRVWAQSAVEQGATFYFTL; encoded by the coding sequence ATGGAATGGGCTATTTACAAAAAGAATACGGGCAGCTTTCTAATAGCAGTCGCAATTATGACTGGTGTTGGTGTAATTTCGTATCTTAGTTTGCTTCAGTATCGAGAAAACGCTCAATGGGTAACACATACACGCGAGGTGCTGGAAAAGACTAAAGAAGTTATGTCACAGATTAAAGATGCAGAAACTGGACAACGGGGCTATCTTCTCACGGGTAAAGAACGGTATTTAGAACCCTATCGCACTGCAACTAGCGAGATTACTCAGAAAATTAAGACTTTGCGGCAATTGACTGCGGATAACCCCAATCAACAACGGCGGCTTGATCGCCTTGAACCCCTGGTTGCCAAAAAACTAGTTTTGATGGAACAGGCGATTAACGCCAGGAGCAAAAATTTAGAATCCGCGCTGCAAATACTTCAGACAGATCAGGGTCAGCAGATCATGGAGGACATCCGAATGCTGACTAGAGATATGGAGAAAGAAGAGAATGAGTTGTTAAAACAGAGGTCGATAGAGGCGAACATCAGCGCTCATCAAACAACTTTGCTGACTATTTTTGGCAGCGTTATTGCTTCTGCGATCGTCGGTTTAGCAGCCATGATCACCAATCAGGAACTCGCCAAACGCAAGCGGATGGAAAATTCTCTGCAAAAAGCTCGTGATGAGTTAGAAATAGAGGTTAGCAAACGGACTGCCGAACTGAGAAACACTAACGAAGAATTGCAAACTGAAATTAATGAGCGTAAAAGGGCAGAGTCAGAGATTCTGCGCTTGAACGTCGAGCTTGAGGGGCGAGTTGCAGAACGCACAGCACAACTCGAAGCCACTAATAAAGAGATGGAAGCATTTAGTTATTCTGTGTCTCACGATCTGCGGGCCCCCTTGCGGAGCATCGACGGCTTTAGCCAAGCGCTACTAGAAGATTATAGTGATAACCTCGACGCACTAGGCCAAAACTACCTCCAGCGAGTGCGTGCAGCCACCCAGCGAATGGCACAACTGATCGACGATTTACTGAATCTGTCACGACTGACGCGTAGTGAGATGCGTTATGAAAATGTGGATCTGAGCGCACTGGTAGAAGCGATCGCCACAGAGTTGCACAAAACACAACCAGAACGCCAAGTAGAGTTTGTAATTACACCGGGATTGGTTGCCAATGGTGATACTCATCTTTTACGGATCGTGCTAGAAAACCTACTGGGTAATGCGTGGAAGTTTACAGGGAAAAATCAAAAAGCACGCATAGAATTTGGGCTTTTACAGCAAGATGACACCTATGTGTATTTTGTCCGTGATGATGGCACAGGCTTCGATATGGCCTATATTGACAAACTCTTCGGTGCTTTTCAGCGCCTGCACGCCATGACTGAGTTTGAAAGCACTGGCATCGGACTAGCTACTGTGCAGCGCATTGTCCACCGTCATGGTGGCCGTGTCTGGGCCCAAAGTGCAGTCGAGCAAGGCGCAACATTTTACTTCACCCTCTAA
- a CDS encoding response regulator, with protein sequence MILLVEDNPDDEALTLRALKKNNILNEVIVARDGVEALDYLFGKGIYADRDMSVMPNLILLDLKLPKMDGLEVLRHLRTDERTKILPVVILTSSKEEQDLINGYSLGANSYVRKPVDFSQFSEAVRQLGLYWFVLNESPPRV encoded by the coding sequence ATGATTTTACTTGTAGAAGATAATCCTGATGATGAAGCGCTAACCCTACGCGCACTCAAGAAAAACAATATTCTGAACGAGGTAATAGTGGCACGCGATGGGGTAGAAGCCCTAGATTACCTCTTTGGTAAAGGTATATACGCTGATCGCGACATGAGCGTTATGCCAAATCTCATCCTGCTAGATTTGAAGTTGCCTAAAATGGATGGTTTGGAAGTTTTGCGACACCTGCGAACCGACGAAAGGACAAAAATCCTTCCCGTCGTCATTCTCACTTCCTCCAAAGAGGAGCAAGACTTAATCAATGGTTATAGCTTGGGTGCCAACAGCTATGTTCGTAAACCAGTAGACTTTTCTCAATTCAGTGAAGCAGTGCGACAACTAGGATTGTACTGGTTTGTGTTAAACGAATCACCGCCAAGGGTATAA
- a CDS encoding sensor histidine kinase, whose protein sequence is MGIPLRVLLVEDSEDDALLMLRELQRGGYQVTFERIDTPTAMKAAIAGETWDIVICDYSMPTFSAPAALKQVKESGLDLPFIIVSGTIGEDTAVAAMKAGAHDYIIKGNLARLIPAVARELREALVRRERKQAEEQIKASLQEKEVLLKEIHHRVKNNLQIISSLLNLQAEYIKDNQALEVFKDSQNRIDSMALIHEKLYQSQDLAKINFADYIQDLVTNLFYSYNVNSSAITLKMNVEEVFLAIDAAIPCGLIINELISNSLKYAFPQRELGEICIDFCSIEANLFKLTISDNGVGFAQDFDFQATESLGLRLVKGLTHQLQGNIDFISYNGVEYKIIFPTKNF, encoded by the coding sequence ATGGGTATACCACTGCGCGTATTACTTGTTGAGGATTCAGAAGATGACGCTTTGTTGATGCTGCGTGAACTTCAACGTGGTGGCTATCAAGTAACCTTTGAACGGATTGATACACCCACAGCCATGAAAGCTGCGATCGCAGGGGAAACATGGGATATTGTCATCTGCGATTATTCTATGCCCACCTTTAGCGCTCCTGCTGCATTAAAGCAAGTCAAGGAAAGTGGACTTGACTTGCCATTTATTATTGTCTCAGGCACTATTGGTGAAGATACCGCAGTAGCAGCCATGAAAGCTGGTGCCCATGATTACATCATCAAAGGCAATTTAGCAAGACTTATCCCTGCTGTTGCCCGCGAGTTACGTGAGGCACTAGTGAGACGGGAGCGTAAACAAGCAGAGGAGCAGATTAAAGCATCGCTTCAAGAGAAAGAGGTGCTATTAAAAGAAATTCATCACCGGGTCAAAAATAATTTGCAGATTATTTCTAGTCTGCTCAACCTGCAAGCAGAGTATATCAAGGACAATCAAGCCCTTGAGGTATTCAAAGATAGTCAGAACCGGATTGACTCAATGGCTCTGATCCACGAGAAATTATATCAATCTCAAGATTTAGCAAAGATTAATTTTGCTGATTATATCCAAGATTTAGTAACTAATTTATTTTATTCATATAACGTTAATTCCAGTGCTATTACCTTAAAAATGAATGTTGAGGAGGTTTTTTTAGCCATTGATGCAGCTATTCCTTGCGGCTTGATTATCAATGAACTTATTTCAAATTCCCTAAAATATGCCTTTCCCCAAAGAGAATTGGGAGAAATTTGTATTGACTTCTGCTCCATAGAAGCAAATTTATTTAAACTTACTATCAGTGATAATGGTGTCGGTTTTGCCCAAGATTTTGACTTTCAAGCTACAGAATCATTAGGTTTGCGATTAGTCAAAGGTCTAACACATCAGCTACAAGGCAATATCGATTTTATCAGCTATAACGGAGTAGAGTATAAAATTATATTCCCAACTAAGAATTTCTGA
- a CDS encoding GGDEF domain-containing response regulator encodes MSAVNILVVEDEIIVAMDIQNRLRKFGYTVMGLADSGEEAIKKAADNSLDLVLMDIHLKGKMDGVEAAQIIHNIFKIPVIYLTANADESTLNRAKETEPFGYILKPFKEKELKFTIEITLSKHRTEKKLKQNEQWLTTVLKSIGDAVITSDASGSITFMNPMAEELTGWNYSDAFGKEATEIFNIAHEETRIIIESPIKQVLESGVNVGLPEKTILITKNGTEIPIDDSVAAIKDDNGKITGAVCVFQDITERQQILKALARRQQEFKALVENAPDIISRFNTQLRYVYVNPVIEKVTGISAETFIGKTNAELNLPEEFCRIYDRKLGQVFETKQETEFECSLAIASQTKHYHTRLVPELASDGSVFFVLSISRNITALKVAEAQLIYDAFHDILTGLPNRALFMERLERALMLSKRRTNYTFAVLFLDL; translated from the coding sequence ATGAGCGCAGTAAATATATTAGTTGTTGAAGATGAAATCATCGTAGCAATGGATATACAAAATCGGCTAAGAAAATTTGGATACACTGTTATGGGGCTTGCCGATTCTGGAGAAGAAGCAATTAAGAAAGCAGCAGATAATTCTCTAGATTTAGTTTTAATGGATATTCATCTCAAAGGAAAGATGGACGGTGTGGAGGCCGCTCAAATAATTCATAATATTTTTAAAATTCCAGTAATATATCTTACTGCTAATGCAGATGAATCAACATTGAATCGAGCAAAAGAAACAGAGCCATTTGGCTACATTCTCAAGCCTTTCAAAGAAAAGGAATTAAAGTTCACTATTGAAATTACACTTTCCAAACATCGAACGGAAAAAAAATTAAAACAGAATGAACAATGGTTGACTACTGTACTTAAAAGTATTGGAGATGCTGTAATTACTAGCGATGCATCTGGATCTATAACTTTTATGAATCCTATGGCGGAGGAACTGACGGGTTGGAATTATTCTGATGCGTTTGGTAAAGAAGCAACAGAAATATTCAATATTGCTCATGAAGAGACTCGGATAATAATTGAAAGTCCGATCAAGCAAGTCCTTGAGTCTGGCGTTAATGTCGGTCTACCAGAAAAAACGATACTGATTACTAAAAACGGTACAGAAATCCCAATTGATGATAGTGTTGCAGCGATTAAAGATGACAACGGTAAGATCACGGGTGCAGTTTGCGTTTTTCAGGATATCACCGAGCGTCAGCAGATATTGAAGGCACTAGCGCGTCGCCAGCAAGAATTCAAAGCACTAGTTGAAAATGCACCTGATATTATTTCCCGATTTAATACTCAATTGCGCTACGTTTACGTTAATCCAGTTATCGAAAAGGTTACAGGAATATCAGCCGAAACATTTATTGGCAAAACAAACGCAGAGTTAAATCTGCCAGAAGAATTTTGTCGGATATACGATCGCAAGCTTGGGCAAGTTTTTGAAACTAAGCAAGAGACGGAGTTTGAATGCAGTTTAGCGATCGCTTCCCAAACAAAACATTACCATACCCGTCTTGTGCCTGAATTAGCTAGCGATGGCTCAGTATTTTTTGTTTTAAGTATTTCTCGGAACATTACTGCTCTAAAAGTTGCAGAGGCGCAATTAATTTATGACGCTTTTCACGACATACTAACCGGTTTGCCAAATCGCGCCTTATTTATGGAACGACTAGAACGGGCGCTGATGCTGTCAAAACGACGTACAAACTATACATTTGCTGTTCTCTTTCTAGACCTATAG
- a CDS encoding putative bifunctional diguanylate cyclase/phosphodiesterase has protein sequence MAVREIKLFSNFCVSPNLDRFKVVNDSLGLTIGDQLLTALARRLENCLRAGDTVARLGGDEFTILLEDLNNINDVIGVVERIHEALTSAFQLSGYEVFTTVSIGIALNKGNYNLPEELLRDADIAMYRAKALGKARHEIFDSSMYRQVTELLELEMDLRGAIERQEFQVYYQPIVLLETYKIIGFEALVRWQHPQQGLVSPDNFIPLAEETGLIIPIGYWVLSEACRQMRAWQIQFPADPPLTISVNLSTKQFSQSGLIEHISQIMQETGLEGSNLKLEITESVLMENMQSATFMLLQLQEMNIQIHLDDFGIGYSSLSYLHRFASNALKIDRSFVTKIGANGENLEIVQAIITLAQSLNIDVIAEGVETVEQLALLRAMKCKHAQGYFFSKPLDSKSIEALLVSGIQPRQE, from the coding sequence TTGGCGGTTCGAGAAATTAAGCTTTTTAGCAATTTTTGCGTAAGTCCTAACCTAGATCGCTTCAAAGTTGTCAACGACAGTCTTGGCCTTACAATTGGCGATCAATTACTAACTGCCCTTGCTCGCAGGCTGGAGAACTGCCTGCGTGCTGGAGATACAGTTGCGCGTCTAGGGGGAGATGAGTTTACAATTTTGCTTGAGGATCTCAACAACATCAATGACGTAATTGGCGTAGTGGAGCGGATACACGAAGCTTTGACATCTGCGTTCCAACTTAGTGGATATGAGGTATTTACCACCGTTAGCATTGGCATCGCTTTAAATAAGGGTAATTACAACTTACCAGAAGAACTACTGCGCGATGCTGACATTGCAATGTATCGTGCTAAGGCATTGGGTAAGGCACGCCATGAGATATTTGACTCAAGCATGTACAGGCAAGTAACGGAGCTATTAGAGTTAGAGATGGATCTACGGGGGGCAATTGAACGCCAAGAGTTTCAGGTTTACTACCAGCCAATTGTGTTGTTAGAAACTTACAAAATTATTGGCTTCGAGGCTCTCGTTCGTTGGCAGCACCCGCAACAGGGCTTAGTTTCTCCAGACAACTTTATTCCACTAGCAGAAGAAACTGGGTTGATTATCCCTATTGGTTATTGGGTACTGAGCGAAGCTTGTCGGCAGATGCGTGCTTGGCAAATACAATTTCCTGCTGACCCACCCTTGACAATCAGTGTAAATCTTTCCACTAAACAGTTTTCACAGTCTGGGCTAATTGAGCATATTTCCCAAATTATGCAAGAGACTGGTCTGGAAGGCAGCAATTTAAAGCTGGAGATTACCGAAAGCGTACTGATGGAGAATATGCAATCAGCAACTTTTATGCTCTTGCAACTGCAAGAGATGAATATCCAAATACACTTAGATGATTTTGGTATAGGCTATTCATCTTTGAGCTACCTGCACCGCTTTGCAAGTAATGCCTTGAAGATTGATCGTTCTTTTGTTACCAAAATTGGTGCTAACGGCGAAAACTTGGAAATTGTTCAAGCGATCATCACCCTAGCCCAGAGTCTAAATATAGATGTAATAGCAGAGGGCGTAGAAACTGTAGAGCAACTGGCACTACTTAGAGCCATGAAATGCAAGCACGCACAGGGATATTTCTTCTCTAAACCCCTAGATAGCAAATCGATAGAGGCATTACTCGTATCTGGCATTCAGCCGAGACAAGAATAG